In Brassica oleracea var. oleracea cultivar TO1000 unplaced genomic scaffold, BOL UnpScaffold00859, whole genome shotgun sequence, the genomic window ATTGTAGTTTGTTATTGCATGtgggagatccaaagataagaaaaaggctattgaagtatattatttcattgatttgtaaatgtgtaaatacACTGTTAGCACATatattacatcttgggaaacattattactgattttacaaaaaaatcacaactaagagagtagacatgcaaatcaaaaaacagaccacaaataaaactatcatagatcattcctctacaaagacaagcttgaactccacttgatatggaagaatacttcgtcagaagacttcctggaagtcgtctggaagactttctggaagtcgtctggaagacttcctggaagttgtctagcgcattatattttagacgactaataggtaagtcgtcccagaagccttccagatctgaaaaacttctgggacgacttacctgttagtcgtctaaaatataatgcgctagacNNNNNNNNNNNNNNNNNNNNNNNNNNNNNNNNNNNNNNNNNNNNNNNNNNNNNNNNNNNNNNNNNNNNNNNNNNNNNNNNNNNNNNNNNNNNNNNNNNNNNNNNNNNNNNNNNNNNNNNNNNNNNNNNNNNNNNNNNNNNNNNNNNNNNNNNNNNNNNNNNNNNNNNNNNNNNNNNNNNNNNNNNNNNNNNNNNNNNNNNNNNNNNNNNNNNNNNNNNNNNNNNNNNNNNNNNNNNgatctacctttaaatgagtggaagatgagaaccatatgattaaaaatctgcaaaaaaaaaaagatagattagtgagaaagacatgagccaaaactgaaaaaatcatataagtttggtgttttcaagtcaaagagattagagtgagtttggagagttttagtttgagaaaaaagtaagaactttatacaacagaaagttaccaaatgaagaaaaatcaaacataaaaacttaccaaaacgatCAGAtatgttatgaaagggagagacatgggagaagactccgtcagacgacttcctggaagtccagacgacttctaggaagtcttccagacgctggaagtcgtctagcgcattatattttagacgactaacaggtaagtcgtcccagacgtCTTCCTAAtttgaaaaacctgcatatccaaattcagatatgaaaaacatgcatatccaaaaacgttcatatggcttaaaaacagagaaaatgagtggaagattagataaatctacttttatagaacacacaaaaatacatatctaaaattgatggatctacctttaaatgagtggaagatgagaaccatgtgatgaaaaacctgcaaaaataagataaattagtgagaaagacatgagacaaaaataagaaattgatataaagcttagtgtttataagtttaatgagattagagagaggttgaagagttttagaatgatgaacattacatttttgttgcagccatttgagagaaggagagagaataTGTAaagttttctttatatagggagacaaaaaatctaattaggttaaatatttttgattcagacgacttcctagacgacttacttgtaagtcacccagaagactttaatatttttagggggaaactaaaatatttttagctggaaactaaaatagaagaattcCTAGATGACTTACTTGATTATTTAagcggaaaaataattttaaaaaaaaatttatgcaggaatatttggacgacttacatgtaagtcatctcgtttaaattattcaccagacgacttacaagttagtcgtctagaccctaaacataacccctaaacttaattaactaactaaacacttcataaaatcaaattaaacttcaaaagtgtttactatacacaaaaataaacacttataggtaaaaatttaatttttcaaaaaaatattcaagctttccaaaatctatccctaagaatacatacaatactacagcatatgttgtcaaaccataaaaccaaagaatatcatgattaactactttcactcatctatgctgaaaactattcaattttattatatcttaatttacattacttaaaactatttataattacatgattttaatttttcatttgtcaaaatattttttaaaaattttaaaagtatttttaagattaactacaccagacgacttccagcaTCTCAGACGACCTACTaaggctatattcgtaaaattgacttatgtttttttgtttggtcacaaatgtttttttgtttggtcacaaatgACTGACTGTAATTTTACAAGGCttataggttagttttgcatttgattcaaatttgggTTAAGAATCTTGGCAAATTGCTGAAAAAGAATTGGCAAGCAAGAGAAAcccatatgtatttttattccTTCACGACCACTAGCGAAGTGTGATTGAGAGAATCTCccaaagaaaacaatatatctTGTTGTACAGTAACATGTTCAAGAATTGGGTTGTTATTGTTGACACGATCCGATCCGATAAGCATATCTCTTCGGTTATTCGCCACCACCTTGCGCTATCTCACACCCTTCATCTGAGCATGAttcttgaaacaaaaataatattcttagataaagaaaagaaaaatttggtccacataaatataaaattctaattCTCTGGCATAAAAGAACttgcaaataaatatataacacatGTGCCATATTCTTTAGCATATCTGCAACAAAGAAGCATATGGGTTCAATCGAAATGCTCATCTTGGTATCTAGGAGGAAAAAAGGGTAGGTGAATTTTGATTATGTGCAACTTTTGTTGGTCCCTCCTTACtaataccaaataaaaaaaagaaacaagatttTGATTTGGTTCACAATAAAGTCACTTTGATGTACTTGGGGAACCTTATGGGCGATCTTCTGTGATCTCTTTTTGGTCTCAACATTCTTTTTGGGGAACctttgttttgttataaataGCCTATGATTCAAGAAACTCAAGTCTCAGGCAACACTGAGCTTAATACTGTAGGATATATATACAACAATAAAAACTCTTTTCTTCGCCCAAAAACTAGGTTTATTCCATGGGCTTTTGGTTTTAAGTATCTTTCAATctacaaaagagaaagaattttgtttcttcttctccaagaaacAAGCCACAGATTGATTGAGACTACCTTTAAAACACCATGGACAAAGTTGTGAGAATGTCTTCGGAGAAAGGAGTGGTTATATTCAGCAAGAGCTCGTGTTGCATGTCCTATGCGGTCCAGGTCCTCTTCCAAGACCTCGGGGTTCACCCGACCGTCCATGAGATAGACAAGGACCCTGATTGTCGAGAGATAGAGAAAGCCCTGATGAGGCTCGGGTGTTCCACACCGGTCCCAGCCATCTTTGTGGATGGGAAGCTCGTTGGTTCGACCAATGAAGTCATGTCGATGCACCTTAGCGGCTCGCTGGTTCCGCTCGTTAAGCCATTTCAAGCCAATCTATGTTAAAAACGTCTTCTAACTTTCTAAACTAAACATATAATTCAATAAGAAACAACCTAAAACACAATCTTATAGCCGATGCAAGTATGCAACCTTTGTAATGTAGCTTTATAAA contains:
- the LOC106320251 gene encoding monothiol glutaredoxin-S9-like; protein product: MDKVVRMSSEKGVVIFSKSSCCMSYAVQVLFQDLGVHPTVHEIDKDPDCREIEKALMRLGCSTPVPAIFVDGKLVGSTNEVMSMHLSGSLVPLVKPFQANLC